The genomic stretch TTCACAGAGTAATGGAATAGGAAAGGCAGTACGTTTCCATTAAGAAGTGGGCCAAGTCTCCTTGGGTACACGATCTGGGTAAAGCTTGTTGTTGGATGGTTTGCTACTAGGCCTATTTGAAAGACACTTGTAGCAACCTGAAGTGGCATTGCAGCTAGTGCCCTACCTGTGCCCTACTGCGGTGTAATGTGTAAGTTAATCTGTCTCACATGCGTGTAAGTTACATTTGTGTAATTTTACTCAAATCTGATAAGATAAAGAATACAAATATGATTACAAATATGCAAAATATAATATGTATGGTGGTGCTTACACATGTTCCAGGAGACTAGAACCTGAATAAATTGACTAGATACAATAAGGTGGATCTTATACATCCAGTCTGTTCCATCTCCTCTATGACTAGGAAGTGTCGAGGGGGTCAACATCACCAGCCCTGGCTCCCTGATCCGGGGGACGTTGGGCGGGGAGGCACTCCTCTCCGTCCGCTACAGCAGCTCCAGCCCCGACGCGCCTGTCATCAAGTGGCAGCTGAAGAGGGACGACAAGCCTGTCACTGTGGTCCAGTCCATTGGCACCGAGATCATTGGGAACCTGAGGCCAGAGTACCGGGACCGCATCCTGGTGTTTGAGAATGGCACCCTCCTGCTCCACAACCTCAAGCTCTCAGATGAGGGCACCTACGAAGTGGAGATTTCAATCACGGATGATACATTCACTGGAGAAGGGAGTATCGACCTAACTGTGGATGGTAGGTGGTTCATAGTGTAAGTAAGTAAGCCTTGGAAAAGTAAGCCTTGTCCATGCCAGAATGGACCATAGGGTAGTAGCCTATGTCCTtattctgtagcgtgaggcagttTGATATACAAGTACACCCActggacaggatgctagtctatTGCAGGACCTTATCCCTAATCCATCTCTTTAATGCTGAGTGTCAAGCAGAGGCATTGAGTACCCTTTTTggagtctttggtatgactctaCCAATTTCAGGGTGGATACTAAGGTCACTAAGTTGGTTGGTGAATAGTCCTCTGTGACATGACTTGCATTAAAGAGGCACTGCTTGCAGGGACTTCTGGCATTGTCTGTGACAAAACCAAAAGctttttgacatttttgtttaTATTTCTCATTCATAAGACTGGGCTGAATTGCATGAATTTGTATGAATAGGCTGAATTGTCAAGGAAAGTGCAAGGGACAGTAGCCCAAACAGTGTTGAACCTGTGAAGTCATTGTCACATGGGTCACCTGAGAAGTTGTATATGTACATTAGCTGACTCGTGACACATTTTTTTCACCATTATATCAGCATAACTTTTGACCCTGAACGAACAAGAGATCCTAATCTTTTCATTGCATTGGGGTATTTCAGAAACATGTGTGACTACTATGCTTCTTCTCCATAGAGCCCATATCCAGGCCTTATGTCCACATGGAGGCCTCCTCAGTGCTGGAGCTCAGCGAGCACTTTACCCTCAACTGCTCCCACGACAATGGAACCAATGCCAAGTACAGCTGGCAGAAAGGCGGTAAACCGCTGACCAATGAGACGCGCCTGCAGTTGTCACCTGACCAGAAGCTCTTGACAATTGTGCGGGTGCTGATGGTGGATGATGACATCTACGGCTGCATGGTGGAGAACCCTATTGGCAGCATGAAGAGCCTGCCCATTAAACTCACTATCTACAGTAGGCTTAACAGTGGAACTATAGGCTTGAACCAGTGGCAATTTAAAGCCACAATCTGCAATCTGGTTTTCTGTAAAATGGCAGCCCCACCACTTGCTTTGCTATAAAGTAGAGGGATGAGGATGGAGAAATTTTGCTAACTCCTGTAATACTCTCGCACTCTCTAACCCATGATATAGGCTTCTTTAGTAAGTACTCACGAAGTAAAATTGAAGTTATTTTCATAATTTCATCTCAGAGCGCTTTCTTAGGCGTACAAGTCAGTGGTTCAAGCCTAGGGCATGAAACAAATACTTCACTGAAAAGCACGTCCTTGTACTTTAGGGAAGGGGTGAATAAAGGCAAATGCAAATCATGATAGCTTCTGTAAAATAAACCCAAGGCTCTCACTCTAGAGGGGGAAAAACATCATTGTAATGTACCATTAGCAGACAGAATGCGTGGGAGGGAAGTCGATCACTGGCTATACATGCAGTACATGACTACATCACAGAGACATGAGTGTGTACGTGGGAGGACGGGGGagaaagtacatactgtaattctgCTTGAACATACTGTTAAGTAGCTCTCCTGTGACATTTATTTTCCTGTGCGGTTACCACCCAAATAgtaccgtattccctatatagtgcattattgttgaccagagccctatgggccctggtcaaaagtagtgcactgaatagggaaacaggtgccatttgggacacaacctgtgACACTGTTATGCTCCTGACCCTCTTGTGTTCCCCCCACAGGGAGGAGTTCCCTCTACATCATTCTCTCCACCGGGGGTATTTTTCTTCTCATCACCTTGGTTACAGTATGCGCCTGCTGGGGGCCTTCCAAGAAGTAAGAACTAGCTTATTGATGGTTGTCTCACTCGCTACATGTTTCTGGATGCTTCTCTGTctgtacatcaaatcaaagtttatttgtcacgtgcgccgacagtgaaatgcttacttacagactctaaccaatagtgcataaaaggtattaggtgaacaataggtaggtaaagaaataaaacaacagtaaaaagacaggctatatacagtagcgaggctataaaagaaGTGAGGCTaaatacagacaccggttagtcaggctgattgaggtagcatgtacatgtagatatggtcaaagtgactatgcatttatgatgagcagagagtagcagcagcgtaaaagagggtttgcgggtgggacacaatgcaaatagtccgggtagacatttgattacctgttcaggagtcttatggcttgggggaaaaaactgttgagaagcctttttgtcctagacttggcactctggtaccgcttgccatgcggtagtagagagtgCAGTCTATGACtgtggtggctggggtctttgacaatttttagggccttcctctgacagcgcctggtgtagaggtcctggatggcaggcagcttagccccagtgatgtactgggctgtatgcactaccccTACTGTTGTTCCATGTACAGAATCTgttgttcaatgtgtttctattggctaatagcagtaatgcctAATAAAAATTTTATCTAatcatttttgtatatatttttctgaTACATCAAGGGctcttaaaataaaaaaataaaatagctaaattatccttggtatgaacatcttaaaacaattccatatgttagcttagaccccccccaccccctatcccctggcttagacagggcttagactctaaAGGGTTTAACAGTTGTATACTGTATCATTTTAGCACACAGTTTAATCTCACATGTATTGTACGTTTATTATGCAGAGAACGTCAGAAACGGCAAATGAAGCCCAGAGGTTTGGCAGGCCTGCCAAGGCATTTAATAGAACACCCTGATTATTCCCAAATCAATCATGCAGGTAAGAAAACTAATAATAACTTTTATTTGTATTTCCAATTTAttcataataataaaataaaaatgtgtgctGCACCAAAGGTGTTCATCCAATGTCTTTTTCATCCTGTTCAGTTCGAGTTTTACCAAAAATTATGACTGAACATGAACGCAAGAATCCAGTGGCACTCTACATCCTCAAAAAGGTAACTCTCGAAATCACAAAAAACATGTAAATCTGTCACCATCACTATCAGACTCAAAACAACTAAATAAACCCGTCTGAATAAATGTTAATTTATTAAATCGataaaatggacagagatactgtgggggtttgtacatttttatttctcaacCCTCATTCAGTTGTTAGGATGACCACAATATCTCAATGTAGAATGCAATACAGCCACTACACCTTAGGTATTGTTTGGACCTGTTTAgagagcattgtgtgtgtgtgtgtgtgtgtattgacttGGTTCCCCTCTTTGTAGGATTCCCCTCAGGAAGACCATGACTCCCCCAGCAACATAGGCCTGGGCCTCCCCTCTGTACCACCTAGAAGCCCTCCCAGCTACAGCAGCTCCCTGCCCCCCTCACACTCCCCTGACCCCCCTGCCCGCTCTTCTCGCAGGTACCCTCGCACCCCAGTAAGCTCCCCCTTCACATCACAACAACAAGTTGCAGAGCAAAACCgccaccccctccccaccccgCACTAGAAGCTCCAGGCGCATGTTCCGCAACCCAGGGGGCATACTACCTGCCCCTCAGTTGGAAGAGCCCACCCCCATACTGGAGATCAATGGCGCCACTCTGCCCTGATTGTCTATATGCAAGTCCTGGAGAGATGcagtgtgtgcaggcttttgtttcagcccagcactaacacatctGGCCTAAATTTAAGACCATGATTAATTTAAACATAGGCACCAAAGGGAACAAACTGGACATtaattttctttttttgttgcaaaatgaTTTAAAACAGTTTATTTTCAGtggcctaatgaatatgacccggGTGTGTTGAAGCTGGGCCAGGAAAAAACGCTTCCACACACCATGGCCCCTGTGGTCCATGCCTTGGAGCTGCAGAGAGATGTGAATATTTCTGTACGTTCACATGGTGACTGTATGTTTGTAAATATGTTTTTATGACGTGATAGTGCAGTAATGTTTGTCTCAGAACCCAACACAGCACTTTAATATTCTCCTCAATGGATTTGTAAATACACTGTCATCCTCCACAACTGTATGGGTCAGTTTAGTTTCTTTTAGTACAGTACCAATTTCTTTTAGTACATTTTGTATGGTGTGGATGTTTGTAATTGAACTACTAATGGTCTGTGTTCTTGGTATCATAGTTGAATAATCATTCAATATTTGTTTTCCTTTGTCAAGATTTATAGAATTTGTTAAGAAAAACAGGATGCACTGTACACATCAGTAGAGATGTTCAATAAAAGGTATGAAGAAATATTTGTCGTCATTTCTAAATTTGTTTCACTTAAAGTTAAACTTTAGGGAAAGTTTGAATGTTTCAGACACTTTGTCCTTAATATTGTtggtttgtatttttttttgttgacatttATCCATACAGCTTACATAGGGTTTCTTCAGACAGTCATCGTGGTCGACATCAATGCAATCTCTTCATCTCTGTTCACAGGGAATGTTTGTGCCCTGCAATAAAACAGAGGGGACAATTTCAACACAGTACAAGCTTTATGTAACTTGTTCCTTTTTGTCTAATGCTCATCATTCTGTTCTCGAACACAGAGAGAATCTGTTTGCTGATTCACGGTTTCACCAAGAGGACAAAAGCATGCCTGTTCAGTGACGACTGTGGCTTTGTGGTCGAGGCGTGGAGAAGAAAGAAAGCAATTCATCTGCCTATCCCAACATAAACATGAATGAATAAATTGGAGAGTGGAGACAATACACAATTTCTCCACAGAACAGAGATGCCTGGATAACAATTAGGTGTTGTTACCATGTTTTCTCACTAGAAAACTGTCACTCGCATGACTTGGACTTTTCAGTAGGTCTAAATCAAACAGCCTATTTCCATAGATGTAAATTATCAATTTATCTGCAAAAGTATTTCAAGCAGGTCTAACTTGATTCAGCTACTGGAGAAGAGTTTGACAAAATGCATGTGTAGTCGACTAGTGTAGAGAGAGTGACAACAGCCCTATGATCATGACCTGTACTGCAAAAAAACGTGACAAATAAAGAACTCCAGACACTGACCTTGGAGATCTATTATTGGAGCTTGAAGCTGCAAAGCAAGATGGCTACCTACCTGGCCTATCATACCTGGAGACATCCAGAGGGGTGAGCCCTATCGTAGAGAAGCTCCCATATGGCCTGCAGGAAACGTGGACATCATATGGGTCAAACGTCAAGCTATAAAACAATGTCACCTTCCATTCTGGGTGTTCGCCAACTTCATCCGTAGAGAAGCCAAAGTCAGGGCAGACCCCAGCTTCAACCTCTTCTCCTCCCATTCGGCACCTGTCAGAAGAGACGAGCAAGACAGACATGGGAAGACAATATCTGTCCACAAAATACAAGTATCTtcaacagagaacacaggggATCAGAAGAAACCAGCCATTAAATCTGCAAAGTAGATTACGTAGGTCACCAAGCCTCATCCGTTAAAGAAGTGTGGAGGTTTCAGAGAAGTCCCTGGAAGACCACAAACAGTACCTCAAAGAGAACTGTGTGTTTTCAGTGCTGCTCTTCCACAAATAATCTCGCCAAGAACTGTAAGGTAACGGTGAAATGCAGCGAATGTGAATGCGGCCGGCACCTCTCAGCACTCCATCCTGGTCCAGCTCCATGGAAGTTAAGCTCATCCCCTTCCTCTTTAGAGCAtagcagggaggaagaggaaccaGCCAATCAGGTCACATCTAAGTGCACCGCGGTATGTGGAAAAGGAATGAGCGTGAGAGCATGCTCCAAGATATGCCTTGTAAATGTGTTCCAGAAGGATGCCGTGAATAATCAAAAAGGATGTGCGCTATACTGGATGAACAAAGCAAGATCAGAGTTCAACATCTTCAAGGTCAAAGGTAGTTCATCACCATACACACTCAAGATGTGCGTGGTACTAACAGAGACAGCTGGCAGGACGGCCCGTGGTTACGTTGTGGAGTCAGTCGACGAGAAGATGAGACTCCGCCTTCCCACGCTCATCAAATGTAACCAAGTCCCTAACAACCACTCAGCTCGCCACCACAGTCACCTGAGACGCATCGCAAACGAGATCCCACCTCTGGATTCCGATGCCGACATACTTCTCCTCTTAGGCAGAGTTGTCTTGAGAGTACATAGTGAGGAACGAAATCAACGGTCCAGACAATGCTCCATTTGCCCAGAAGCTAGACCTAGATTTGATTGTTGTCGGGGATGTGTGTCTCAGAGGTGCCCGCAAACCATCTCAGGTGAGTTTGTTCAAGACATCCATCTTGGAAAATGGTCGTCCAACCTACTTCAGCCCATGCAGCAGTCAGGTTAGGGTGAAAGAGAAGCTCAGTTACGGAGCACCGCAGAAGATCCTTGACGAGCCAAACCATCAACACAACTCACTGACACTTACCGGAGAGAACCTGGGTCAGCCAATCTTCTGTCGCACAGCTAGCATTCACAAACTTGCACCTTCGATTGACTCAAGATTCCTTCAGGTCACAGACAACGAGGTCTGCCAAGACCACTCCAACAGCTGGGTCGCACCCTTTCAGAAACCCAGAAGACGGTTGCCAAACAATATGGAGTATGCTTAGTCGTCTCACCTCACTCTGTCGTACTCTAGCAAAGCAGGCTCAGATGAAGGAGCAATTCGTAGAGTTCATGCAGAAAACGCTCATCATCGACCATGCAGAGGTAGCTCCACCAGGAAGGTCAAGAATGCTGGTACCTCCATTTGGAGTCTATCACCCTATAAAGCCAGAACAGAGCCGTGTGGTGTTCAACTCAAGTGCACCATTCAAAGGAGTCTCCCTCAATTATGTACTCCCCACAGGCCCTGATCTCAACGACAGCCTGCTGGGGTACTCATGAGGTTCAGGAAAGAACCTGTGGCCATCACTGCTGATATCCAACACATGTTCCACTGCTTCGGGATGATGGAGGATCACAGAGACTTCCTTTGCTTCCTGTGGTATCGCAACAATTGTAGACTACAGAATGCGTGTCCATGTCTTCGTCAGTAGCCTGTCCCTTGTTGTcgccatatacagttgaagttggaagtttatgtacacttatgttggagtcattaaaacttgtttttcaaccactccacaaatttcttgttaacgaactatagttttggcaagttggttaggatatctactttgtgcatgacaagtaatatttccaacaattgtttacagagattatttcactgtatcacaattccagtgggtcagaagtttacatacactaagttgactgtgcctttaaacagcttggaaaattccagaaaatgatgtcatggctttagaagcttctgattgacataatttgagtcaattgaatgcgtagctgtggatgtatttcaaggcccaccttcaaactccgtgcctctttgctttaaatcatgggaaaatctaaagaaatcagccaagacatcaaacaaaaaaattgtagacctctataaacaccatgggaccacgcagccaccaaaccgctcaggaaggagacgtgttctgtctcctagagatgaacgtactttggtgctgaaagtgcaaatcaatcccagaacagcagcaaaggatcttgtgaagatgctggaggaaacaggtacaaaagtatctatatccagtgaaacgagtcctattttgacataacctgaaaggctgctcaacaaggaagaagccactgctccaaaaccgccataaaaaagccagactatggtttgcaccatgtgcagttgcaaaccttagtctggtaTTTTTTtaaggcggttttggagcagtgacttgaGTTGATTTtaacagggacagtgcacattaagcaaccacagtccctgggcaggttattaaaaacaattacaatatagacaatagcaacataggacaagcaagacatagcatacagacagagcaagaagacaaaattcataaaagcaacaaagtgtttccactcctcacttcttccttgttgagcagcctttcaggttatgtcgattataggactcattttactgtggatatagatcattttgtacccgtttcctccagcatcttcaaaaggttcctttgctgttctgggattgatttgcaccaaagaacattcatctctaggagacagaaagcatctcctttctgagcggtatgatggctgcgtggtcccatggtgtttatacttgcgtactattgtttgtacagatgaacgttgtaccttccggcatttggaaattgctcccaaggatgaaccagatgtaacggccgttgttggtggaagaaggtgaggaccaatgcgcagcatggtatgtgttcatgatgttaatatttaatgaatcaaactgaacactgaaatacaaaccAACAACgtgaccgaaacagttctgtctggtgcagactacaaacactcaacagaaaagAATCAC from Oncorhynchus tshawytscha isolate Ot180627B linkage group LG09, Otsh_v2.0, whole genome shotgun sequence encodes the following:
- the LOC112258054 gene encoding hepatocyte cell adhesion molecule-like, with product MKAEREALSKAIAAPQLLLLWCLLVLSQSGSVEGVNITSPGSLIRGTLGGEALLSVRYSSSSPDAPVIKWQLKRDDKPVTVVQSIGTEIIGNLRPEYRDRILVFENGTLLLHNLKLSDEGTYEVEISITDDTFTGEGSIDLTVDEPISRPYVHMEASSVLELSEHFTLNCSHDNGTNAKYSWQKGGKPLTNETRLQLSPDQKLLTIVRVLMVDDDIYGCMVENPIGSMKSLPIKLTIYRRSSLYIILSTGGIFLLITLVTVCACWGPSKKERQKRQMKPRGLAGLPRHLIEHPDYSQINHAVRVLPKIMTEHERKNPVALYILKKDSPQEDHDSPSNIGLGLPSVPPRSPPSYSSSLPPSHSPDPPARSSRRYPRTPVSSPFTSQQQVAEQNRHPLPTPH